A window of the Pangasianodon hypophthalmus isolate fPanHyp1 chromosome 12, fPanHyp1.pri, whole genome shotgun sequence genome harbors these coding sequences:
- the asb3 gene encoding ankyrin repeat and SOCS box protein 3, translated as MMFTECYQDTCSVVALAVRRGECRLLQRLLRKGHSVDVKDNRGWNALHEAAAGGHAQCVRLLLSASDSYEDYVNSLTHNSETPLYFAAKNGHLRAARRLIRAGADLNKMSNDLSSPLFAAVDSGHKEVVELLVSEGAEVNGTHFISGWSCLHQAVYKDHTEIVKFLVSVCSLEAVDDYGITPLFVAAQYGHHQCLEMLANAGANVNCQAKDMATPLLIAAQEGHLSCVELLLAHKADPNLYCNEDQWQLPIHAAAQFSRISILEKLIPVTDRECDRGKGKVSPVYLAVLSGQAESLRPLLREGYSPDAQSCREFGYCCPLDMALWCNSWSVGSDFHQSREITKMLLANGACVSLATYVLTLQGHVPEHLSLILEYCGLPKGEQLEALVQAAVNKVAHASFWLPLLLKAGLDPLLLLQQKMLEEAESRVLNFFLEFINWKTLPSTLLHILSQRRAENTWTPHKHFESVPDLTHLCRLAVRATVGSDALSKPSFVRQLPVPTLLQDYLQFSDISSAYTFTASANRESPN; from the exons ATGATGTTCACAGAGTGTTATCAGGACACTTGCTCGGTGGTGGCGCTTGcagtgaggagaggagagtgCAGGCTGTTACAGAGGCTCCTGAGGAAAGGCCACTCGGTGGATGTGAAAGATAACCGCGGCTGGAACGCTTTACATGAAGCTGCTGCTGGAGGACATGCGCAGTGTGTGCGCCTCCTGCTCTCTGCTTCCG ATAGCTATGAAGACTATGTGAACTCACTGACTCACAATTCTGAAACACCTCTGTATTTTGCGGCGAAGAACGGCCACCTCCGCGCAGCACGGCGCCTCATAAGGGCTGGGGCAGATCTCAACAAGATGTCCAATGACCTCTCCAGCCCACTCTTTGCCG CTGTGGATAGCGGCCATAAAGAAGTCGTGGAGCTGTTGGTTAGCGAAGGAGCAGAGGTTAATGGAACACACTTCATCTCAGGCTGGTCCTGTCTTCATCAGGCTGTTTACAAG gACCATACAGAGATAGTAAAATTTCTGGTAAGCGTGTGTTCTCTTGAGGCTGTGGATGACTATGGGATCACGCCGCTGTTCGTTGCTGCACAGTACGGACATCACCAGTGTCTAGAGATGCTTGCTAATGCTG GTGCGAATGTGAATTGCCAGGCGAAGGACATGGCCACCCCGCTGCTCATTGCAGCTCAGGAAGGCCATTTATCATGCGTGGAGCTTCTGCTGGCCCATAAGGCAGACCCAAACCTGTACTGCAATGAAGACCAGTGGCAGCTTCCCATCCACGCTGCAGCCCAGTTCAGTCGCATCAG TATTCTAGAGAAACTGATCCCTGTCACGGACCGGGAGTGTGACCGGGGCAAGGGAAAGGTCAGTCCAGTGTATCTGGCAGTGCTTAGTGGTCAAGCGGAAAGCCTCCGGCCTCTGCTCAGAGAGGGCTACAGTCCAGATGCTCAGAGCTGCAGGGAGTTCGGATATTGCTGCCCCCTGGACATGGCTCTCTGGTGTAACTCTTGGAG TGTGGGCAGTGATTTCCACCAGAGTCGAGAGATCACAAAGATGCTGCTGGCCAATGGAGCTTGCGTCAGTCTGGCTACATACGTACTGACATTGCAGGGCCATGTACCTGAACATCTGTCGCTCATCCTGGAATATTGTGGCCTGCCTAAGGGCGAGCAGCTGGAGGCACTAGTTCAGGCAGCAGTGAATAAAGTGGCCCATGCTTCATTTTGGCTTCCATTGTTGCTCAAAGCAGGACTAGACCCTCTACTTCTCCTTCAGCAGAAAAT GCTAGAAGAGGCTGAATCCAGAGTACTTAACTTCTTTCTGGAGTTTATTAATTGGAAGACTCTGCCCTCAACATTGCTTCACATCCTATCTCAGCGCAGAGCAGAGAACACTTGGACGCCGCATAAGCATTTTG AGAGTGTTCCTGATCTGACTCATCTGTGTAGACTCGCTGTAAGAGCTACAGTGGGCAGCGATGCTTTGTCTAAACCCTCCTTTGTTCGGCAGCTGCCTGTTCCCACACTTCTGCAAGACTACCTCCAGTTCAGTGACATATCGAGTGCTTACACCTTCACAGCCTCAGCTAACCGAGAGTCGCCTAATTAA